The Halobaculum sp. MBLA0143 genome includes a region encoding these proteins:
- a CDS encoding sulfurtransferase TusA family protein, with amino-acid sequence MPVVETKQAVGGLDVGAVLEVVATDPGSVSDIAGWAESTDDVELVDQTESDGVYRHFVRRT; translated from the coding sequence ATGCCGGTCGTCGAGACGAAGCAGGCGGTCGGTGGCCTCGACGTGGGGGCGGTGTTGGAGGTGGTCGCCACGGATCCCGGTAGCGTGAGCGACATCGCCGGCTGGGCGGAGTCGACCGACGACGTCGAACTCGTCGATCAGACCGAGAGTGACGGGGTCTACCGCCACTTCGTCCGGAGGACGTGA
- a CDS encoding MBL fold metallo-hydrolase, whose protein sequence is MNQDDFPTPPVEAETLAPTELKRRIDDGEQVTVLDARSPADFEEWNLGGPGVEVENVPYYEFVGETVDEELLAEVPTGDPLVVLCAKGYASRYVAGELAAAGRAVVGLADGMEGWAEIYERHEVTRYDGPGTLYQYQRPSSGCLGYLLVSDGEAAVIDPLRAFTDRYLADVAASDADLQYALDTHVHADHVSGVRDLSETSETDVTGVIPEAAVPRGITYTGAVTTAADDDRFAVGDAEIEARHTPGHTSGMTSYLVGGSLLATGDGLFVDSVARPDLEEGDDGAPEAARELYETLHERILPSDDDLLIGGAHVGDDATPAADGSYTARLGELVDAMAPLSYDEGRFVDTVLADMPPRPANYEEIIATNLGQRETDDEEAFQLELGPNNCAASQGSLADD, encoded by the coding sequence GTGAATCAGGACGACTTCCCGACGCCGCCGGTCGAGGCGGAGACGCTCGCGCCGACGGAACTGAAGCGACGGATCGACGACGGAGAGCAAGTGACCGTGTTGGACGCCCGCAGCCCCGCGGACTTCGAGGAGTGGAATCTCGGCGGACCGGGCGTCGAGGTCGAGAACGTCCCGTACTACGAGTTCGTCGGCGAGACGGTCGACGAGGAGCTGCTCGCGGAGGTGCCGACGGGCGATCCGCTCGTGGTGTTGTGCGCCAAGGGGTACGCCAGCCGGTACGTCGCCGGCGAACTCGCCGCCGCCGGCCGGGCGGTCGTCGGCCTCGCCGACGGGATGGAAGGGTGGGCAGAGATCTACGAGCGTCACGAGGTGACGCGCTACGACGGTCCGGGGACGCTGTACCAGTACCAGCGGCCCTCCTCCGGCTGCCTGGGTTACCTCCTCGTCTCCGACGGAGAGGCGGCCGTGATCGACCCGCTGCGAGCGTTCACCGACCGCTACCTCGCGGATGTCGCCGCGTCGGACGCCGACCTCCAGTACGCCCTCGACACCCACGTCCACGCGGACCACGTCAGCGGCGTCAGGGACCTCTCCGAGACGAGCGAGACGGACGTGACGGGCGTGATCCCCGAGGCGGCCGTCCCGCGCGGGATCACCTACACCGGCGCCGTGACGACCGCCGCAGACGACGACCGCTTCGCCGTGGGCGACGCCGAGATCGAGGCCCGCCACACGCCCGGTCACACCTCCGGGATGACGTCTTACCTCGTGGGAGGCTCGCTGTTGGCGACCGGCGACGGGCTGTTCGTCGACAGCGTCGCTCGACCGGACTTAGAGGAGGGAGACGACGGTGCCCCGGAGGCCGCCCGCGAGCTGTACGAGACGCTCCACGAACGGATCCTCCCGTCGGACGACGACCTGTTGATCGGCGGCGCACACGTCGGGGACGACGCGACGCCGGCCGCAGACGGCAGTTACACCGCCCGTCTGGGTGAGCTCGTCGACGCGATGGCGCCGCTGTCGTACGACGAAGGCCGCTTCGTGGACACCGTCCTTGCGGACATGCCGCCGCGGCCGGCCAACTACGAGGAGATCATCGCCACCAACCTCGGCCAGCGCGAGACGGACGACGAGGAAGCGTTCCAACTGGAGTTGGGCCCGAACAACTGCGCCGCGAGCCAGGGCTCGCTCGCGGACGACTGA
- a CDS encoding type IV pilin — protein MKNRGVSPVVSVILLVAIVVILAATISAFALDFGNDVNTEPPFVAQSSGDVDPADGGAGGILTVTHEGGDPVQVSNIEIVVDATDACGQRARVVNLPADYSYGGDQLDDENFVNGDSSILVKGHPFDQEEWNIGPLGDHTDNAFEVGESFQLRLSGDQDDGCPVQEGDRLRVAVVHTPSETIVISQELTV, from the coding sequence ATGAAGAACCGCGGCGTGTCACCAGTCGTCTCGGTGATCCTACTGGTGGCAATCGTTGTGATTCTCGCTGCGACCATCTCCGCCTTCGCGCTCGATTTCGGCAACGACGTGAACACCGAGCCGCCGTTCGTCGCCCAATCGAGTGGGGACGTCGACCCAGCCGACGGCGGCGCCGGCGGTATCCTGACAGTGACACACGAGGGCGGTGACCCTGTCCAGGTGAGTAACATCGAAATCGTCGTCGACGCTACCGATGCCTGTGGACAGCGAGCACGTGTGGTGAACTTGCCAGCGGATTACAGCTACGGCGGCGATCAGCTCGACGACGAGAACTTCGTGAACGGTGACAGTTCTATTCTCGTCAAGGGACACCCTTTCGATCAGGAGGAGTGGAACATCGGCCCTCTCGGAGACCACACTGACAACGCGTTCGAAGTTGGCGAGTCGTTTCAACTCCGGCTCTCGGGTGACCAGGACGACGGCTGTCCGGTCCAGGAGGGTGATCGACTCCGAGTGGCAGTCGTACACACCCCCTCCGAGACAATCGTGATCTCACAGGAGCTCACAGTGTGA
- a CDS encoding DsrE/DsrF/DrsH-like family protein produces MSTDTPTGESGAEAGAAGESTPSRAELAARVTELETELAEVREEAAAAKAAREDSQKVVIVATDGTLDGAYPPLILASTAAAFGYDVTVFYTFWGLEVLHEEHAGDLSLSPVGNPNLGVPDAVGILPGVDAVATRMMRRKIDAENVATVAELIQTSLDTGVDLQACQMTMDLFDYEEDDFFDGVTTGVGAATAFQEMADADVQLLV; encoded by the coding sequence GTGAGTACCGACACACCGACAGGTGAGTCAGGTGCCGAGGCGGGCGCGGCCGGCGAGTCGACCCCGAGCCGGGCGGAGCTCGCCGCTCGCGTCACCGAGCTGGAGACGGAGTTGGCGGAGGTGCGCGAGGAGGCGGCCGCGGCGAAGGCCGCGAGGGAGGACAGCCAGAAGGTGGTGATCGTCGCCACGGACGGCACCCTCGACGGCGCCTACCCGCCGTTGATCCTGGCGTCGACGGCGGCCGCGTTCGGCTACGACGTGACCGTCTTCTACACGTTCTGGGGGCTGGAGGTGCTCCACGAGGAGCACGCCGGCGACCTCTCGCTGTCGCCCGTCGGCAACCCGAACCTCGGGGTGCCGGACGCAGTCGGGATCCTGCCGGGCGTCGACGCCGTCGCCACCCGGATGATGCGCCGGAAGATCGACGCCGAGAACGTCGCCACCGTGGCGGAGCTGATCCAGACCTCGCTCGACACCGGAGTCGACCTCCAGGCGTGCCAGATGACGATGGACCTGTTCGACTACGAGGAAGACGACTTCTTCGACGGGGTCACGACCGGCGTCGGCGCCGCGACGGCGTTTCAGGAGATGGCCGACGCCGACGTGCAACTGCTCGTCTGA
- a CDS encoding ABC transporter ATP-binding protein, with translation MSDGHGGFENVRENVDGHPMVSLLRYATRYWPRLSIGILAAIVTRVSRLIPPIVVATAIDRIVLETGSPGLLADVGLLPGAAIVGESARLMLLERLVVIAVLAYLLRSVARFGSRYLLQSSAQKVQRDLRNDTYDHLQRLSMGFFADHQTGGMMSILNSDVNRLEQFLNTEFRQAIRVVATVGGISAVLWYYSPTLALVALAPVPLVGIASALFLRAIEPRYKSIRETVSRLNARLENNLGGVAVVKAFDRYDFELGRVEAQSETYHDEQVGALRLRRAFFAALRFTTGVVFVIVLYLGGRSIVTSAPGEALVSTGAFAAFFLYLRRLYSPMRRIGRSANKYQQAKSSAERVFGLLGRERTLTTPTDPHRPATVEGAVAFEDVSFGYTDDETVLHDVSLDVEPGETVGLVGETGAGKSTLVKLVPRFHDADAGQVTVDDVDVREYDLQRLRGEVAVIEQNPYLFSGTVAENIAYGDDEILAAETDDEIAAETDDEILAAETDSVSDTAPGQSSRASSSDRPPHREEIVAASRAAAAHQFIRELPDGYDTQIGERGVKLSGGQRQRLAIARALLNDPAIIVFDEATSDVDTKTEEEIQSGVDRLIADRTAFVIAHRLSTVESADRVVVLDDGEIVESGTHEELLAASGEYASLWAAQSGEADPFDRVESD, from the coding sequence CGAGAACGTCCGGGAGAACGTCGACGGCCACCCGATGGTCAGTCTGCTCCGGTACGCGACGCGGTACTGGCCACGACTGTCGATCGGGATCCTCGCGGCGATCGTGACTCGGGTGTCGCGGCTGATCCCGCCCATCGTCGTCGCGACGGCGATCGACCGGATCGTGCTCGAAACCGGCAGTCCGGGACTGCTCGCGGACGTCGGGTTACTTCCAGGTGCGGCGATCGTCGGGGAGAGCGCCCGACTGATGCTGCTCGAACGGCTGGTCGTGATCGCCGTGCTCGCGTATCTGCTACGATCGGTTGCACGGTTCGGCTCGCGGTACCTGCTACAGTCGTCGGCACAGAAGGTCCAACGCGACCTCCGGAACGACACGTACGACCACCTCCAACGGCTGTCGATGGGGTTCTTCGCCGACCACCAGACCGGCGGGATGATGTCGATCCTCAACAGCGACGTGAATCGACTGGAGCAGTTCCTCAACACGGAGTTCAGACAGGCGATCCGAGTCGTCGCCACCGTCGGCGGGATCTCGGCGGTGTTGTGGTACTACTCGCCGACGCTGGCGCTGGTCGCGCTCGCGCCGGTGCCGTTGGTCGGGATCGCGAGCGCCCTGTTCCTCCGGGCGATCGAGCCCCGGTACAAGTCGATCCGGGAGACCGTGAGCCGACTCAACGCTCGGTTGGAGAACAACCTCGGCGGCGTGGCGGTGGTGAAGGCGTTCGACCGCTACGACTTCGAACTCGGCCGTGTCGAGGCACAGAGTGAGACGTACCACGACGAGCAGGTGGGTGCGCTCCGTCTCCGGCGAGCGTTCTTCGCGGCGCTCCGGTTCACCACCGGCGTGGTGTTCGTGATCGTGCTCTACCTCGGTGGGCGGTCGATCGTCACGTCGGCTCCGGGGGAGGCGCTCGTCTCGACGGGTGCGTTCGCGGCGTTCTTCCTCTACCTCCGTCGGCTCTACTCGCCGATGCGCCGGATCGGGCGGTCGGCCAACAAGTACCAACAGGCCAAGTCCAGTGCCGAGCGCGTGTTCGGCCTGCTCGGGCGAGAACGGACGCTGACGACCCCCACGGACCCACACAGACCGGCGACGGTCGAGGGTGCCGTCGCGTTCGAGGACGTCTCGTTCGGCTACACCGACGACGAGACGGTGCTCCACGACGTCTCGTTGGACGTGGAGCCGGGCGAGACAGTCGGCTTGGTCGGCGAGACCGGTGCCGGGAAGTCGACGCTGGTCAAGCTCGTTCCGCGGTTCCACGACGCCGACGCGGGCCAGGTGACAGTCGACGACGTCGACGTCCGGGAGTACGACCTCCAACGCCTGCGCGGGGAAGTGGCGGTGATCGAACAGAACCCGTACCTGTTCTCCGGCACCGTCGCAGAGAACATCGCGTACGGCGACGACGAGATACTGGCCGCCGAGACGGACGACGAGATTGCCGCCGAGACGGACGACGAGATACTGGCAGCCGAGACGGACAGCGTGTCCGACACGGCGCCGGGGCAGTCGAGCAGAGCCAGTTCGTCGGACCGGCCGCCACACCGCGAGGAGATCGTCGCCGCCAGCCGGGCAGCCGCCGCCCACCAGTTCATCCGGGAACTGCCGGACGGGTACGACACACAGATCGGCGAGCGAGGGGTGAAGCTCTCCGGCGGCCAGCGCCAACGGCTCGCCATCGCCCGTGCGTTGTTGAACGATCCGGCGATCATCGTCTTCGACGAGGCGACCAGCGACGTCGACACCAAGACGGAAGAGGAGATCCAGTCCGGCGTCGACCGACTGATCGCGGATCGAACCGCGTTCGTCATCGCACACCGGCTCTCGACCGTCGAGAGCGCCGACCGAGTGGTGGTGTTGGACGACGGTGAGATCGTCGAGAGCGGCACCCACGAGGAACTCCTGGCCGCCTCCGGCGAGTACGCCTCGTTGTGGGCCGCACAGTCGGGAGAGGCCGACCCGTTCGACCGCGTCGAGTCGGACTGA